AATCTGGACTCCCCACAACAGTTATATTGGCAGAATCACAATCTAGCTCACTTAGCGCCTCTATAATTAAATCGAAGCACCCCTGATCTCTCTTAACCAGCAGTAAAGGAATAATGAATTGTAATAGCGTTAAAGAGTGTCAACCATTTGTTTAAAAATCGACTAAAACTCTGACTATCTTTTTTCAAATCGACACTAAAAGGAATCGGAGAGAATGAATTAATAACAATTTTATTCTGAAACGGAATTGCTAATGGATAGAACAGACTTAAATGTTCTATAGTAGCTACCTTCCTTTTGACATTTTTTTTTATATTAAATACCTCAATCCGAGTCGTTAAATCACCATCCTCTGAAGTCACAGTAAATGAAGCTATATTATTGGCATCTAAAAAATAGCAAAAGCTTCCGGAGAGCTCATTAGTTTTAAATTCATTCAATACCTTTATTTGCTGTTTAATAGGGTAAATGATCACATGTTTCCCTTCTCCGTCTTTTTTAAGACTTATTGCTATTTGCTTACAATCGTTATTTACAGATATATTGTCTATCATCTCTTCTGAGGATAATTTCAGATCGAATATACATTCAGATATTTTCTCCTTAAACGAATATTTATATATTTTACTTTCTTGTACATAAATAAAAAAAAGGTCGCTCCACAAGTCGACGTTTAGGGGATAACTAACAAAATCAGCGCGTCCCAACAACTGCCATATTTCCTTCGAAAGTGAGTCAAGCACTTCATATTTCTTTCCATGTAAACTATAAGAACAAATAAGTATCTGGTTGTTCTTTTCTTCTTTACAAATCAAAATAGAGTCTTTGATCCAGCTTATTGGTGTAGATAAACTATCTAATTCGCGTAACATCTTCTTTTCGGAAAGATTCATCAACACCTTTTTTTGATTCCGAGTATTCTCAAAAACGATAAACCTTCCGCTGGCAGATGCAGAAAGAACAATATTTGCTGCCTTTAATACATTGAATCTAAAAACAAAAAACATCAAAAGAATCAATACTCTCGCCATACTTTAATTTGATTTTAAATTTGCAGGCATTCTTAAATGCTTATTCTTAACCAAGAACGAAAGATTAAATGCATCATTTTTAATTACGGCTGCAGGCAAGATACTAGTAGACAAAGTGAGCCAACCTCTGCTAACACCAACCTTCTGCAATTTAATACCAACGCCCCCATCTTCTCTTTTCTCCATCACGATTCTAGATTTTCCAGAGTGAATAGTGATTTCTAAATTTCCAGCACCAGTCTTTACTTTATCCTCAACATTTTTACCATTAATTGTATTAATTATCAACTCAACACTGGAGTTATCCTCCTTTTTAACAAGTATATTCGTAATATTTGATAAAATGTTAAAAGCTTGTCGCTCTCCTTCCACATCTTTACGAGGATTAATAAATCCAAGCAACTCACTTCCTGTAATCATGTCTCCATCCTGCAAGTAATTTATTGTTCCACTCAAAAACGCTCCCATATTCTGCGCCTTAGGAAGATCGGAAATCTTAACTTGTCTCCCTGAGCTTGAAGAAGGTTGTTCGCTACTATTATTTTCGGAAGGAGGATCACCGATATGAAGAACATAATAATAAAAAGAGGCCTTCATCTCCTTTATAAAGTTTTCTTGCCTCCTAATTGCAGCGACATCAACTTCTGAAATGTCTTCCGGCTCCATTCCATCTGGATCGATAAATCTAACCGGGTTATTGTATGCATAGTTGTAAGTTGACCATCTCCTATTAACTTCTGACAGAGGGTCATCAACATGCCATCTCCCTATCTGGGCATCATACATCCTCGCTCCATAATCATACCATTCTAAACCACCGCCATCGCTAAATTCTTTATTCTCCAATTCTTTACCGTTATACTTCAATCTATTTTCCGGATAACGCGAACCAGCCAATACATTAGAGCTTATCCCCGCCATCGTCAACCCAAAGGGATAATAATGCGTTTCCTCAATCACCGGCCCGCCACTATGCGCCACTACTAAGTTATCAAAGAATACTTCCTGCGGACTTTCATTGCTGGTATAAACATACAAAAATCCGCTCTTTTTAATGACCATCTTGTCCTGGGAGAGGGTTTGCAGCTGGTCCGGTTCAGCTTTCACCTGCTTCACACCGCTATTTTCCTCCACCATTTTGAATTTGTCGTCAAACAGTACATAATTGAGGTATGCCTTCGGCTTTCCTGGTTGCTGATCCGGTTCTTTTTCCTTCAGTTGGCGGTAATCCTGATTGTAAAAATTAGCATTGAATGGTGTATTGCCAGCAGACGCAGCATTACCGTGCGTTGCATCAGCAGAAGTAGTTCCTCCAAATGCCGCAATCAGATCTGCCACCATATTTTCCGCCGGAACAACCGGATTATTTTTGTTAGCCGGACCATTGGATTTATAGAACGCCTTACTGCTTACCTGAATGGTATCCCCCGCCATAACCCTTAACACCAGAGACGGCCCTATCTTCTTACCAGTTCCTGTTGCGGTTAATTTCGCTACAGATTCATTTTTACCGGCGCTTTCATCTGCCGGATATCCCACCGGCTTATTACTTCTGGTATTATCAATGTTGCTGAACAACAGGTTCTCCTTAGCAGCACTGGGGGTCTCCATCGTAGCCGTATAGATCGACAAATTCGATGAATCCGTCAGTACTAACCGCGTATTCCCTAAATGATCCTTTGCAAAATAATCGTATACAAAAGCTGGCGTTCCCGTGGTTTGATAGACAGGCCTGATCCGTCCTTCTTCATGTGATACAAAGCGGAGGCTATCGTTCTCATATACCAAACCTCCCAGATAATCTGTAGTGGTTACTTTTGCAACACCACCTGTATTGTCTGTTACGGTCTTACGGATTTTGTTACCCGTGGCGTCATACATGAAGCGGATATTTCCTTTACCGGTAATACTAATCAACTCAGGTAAATTGAGGTGGTTATAGGTAATAGACGCGATCTGTTTATTCTCATCTTTAACAAGGTTACCTGCACCATCGTAGTTATAGTCGATGCCATCAGCCTGACTGTCGGTAAAGTCACCCAGGCCGGTTTTCACCCGTACGGTATCATACACGGATTGCAGCTGATTGCTATTGGCATTGTAACGATAGGCTAACTTATCCACATCAGCGGAAGCATTATTGACTAATCCCCGATGGTACATGCTCAACAGGTTACCATTAGCATCATACCTGATGTTTTTAACCGTGAAATCAACGTCATTATTCGACCAATTGCCGGAAGTAAACTGAGAGAAAGCAGCCCCCTTCAGGCGGCTTATTGAATCATAAGTATATCCATACGCCCGTTGCACCGGATCGTTCCATCCTTTCCAGCGTATACCTGCAATATTACCATTGAATGCCTGGTTAGTAAATCCATAATCGTAGCTCAGCTCCTGGCCGAAATGCGCGTTACCGGCGCCATTATTCAGATAGTCTTTGTTAATACTGCGCAGCCACCCCCGAAGATTATATTCGTAGCGCTGCGTTTCCAGTGGTGCATCATTACCCTTAATGCCTATTTCTTTTTGTACAAGCTGACCAGTCTCATCATAAGTATTACGCGCTACCGTGCGTACCTGCGTAACATCATTCAGTTGTTTATTAACTGCTTTCACACGTCCCTGGTCATCATACAACATTACGGTCAGCAGGGTAGTTTGCGGAGTAACACCGCTCCGCCTGTTTTTATGACGATGGTAAGTACTAACAACTTTACCATTAAAATTATAACGGGTAGTGACTACATCTATACCACCGGTAGCATTATCTGCCAATACCTGGGTTACCCGCCCCTTATCGTTATAATAGGTGGTCGTTGCCAGCCAGGTGTCTGTCCCTAATATACGTGTGCGCGTTCCCGTCACCAACCCATTAGCGAGGTTACTGATCGTTACCGGCTCAACGTATGCATTACCCTGATCGGTAGGTTTACTGAGATCGCTGGTCAACGGGCTTTGTACACCTGAAAAACCATAACTATCGTAAAAAGTAAACGTCAAGGGCGTCAATGTACCATTGCTGAATACATCAGGCAGCGGATTACTTACCACCACATTAACAGTCCCGCCATTCATAGACGGATCAATTTTAACATCTGCATCAGCGCCATCCCCGGTATCAAATCCACTTTCCAGCGTCACTGAGTTGGTTGCCTGGTAGGTACTAATCGTATTATCATAATAGGCAACTACCAGGTCGACGGGGCCGGGAAATGTATAACTGCCGGAAGCATTGCTACCAGCTATATTCATCTGTGCCTGTAAGGCTTCACGGGATATATCCCTGTTATACAACGCAGTCTCTACCTGCCGGTTTTGCTGGTCATAAAAAGTGACCAGCCATTGTTTTTGCGCCCGGAGGTTGGAGTCTCTGGTGAACACCAGGCGGTCACGGATGTCATATACCATCTCCGCCCAGCCGGCACCAGGTACTTTTTTGGTAGCCATCCGGTTCCTGCCGTCGTAGGTATATTGAAAACACAGCCCGTCTGCCACAGAAGCCACGCTTGCACCCGCAATGATCTTTTCAACACCCAATGGCGGTATAACGAAACGAAGGTTATTCAGATAATCATAAATATAGTAAGTGCATAACCAGCCCATATGCGCTGTACCTGCATTGGCAGTCGCACGTTGTTTCCTCAATATCAGCAGCCCCGTTTTGTCTTTGTATTCCACAGCCTGGCCACCATCTTCATCTGTAGCAATACTTACCGATAATTGTCCGGCGTCGTAATTTCCGGAATTTGCCGGCAATCCAGTCGCACCAATACTCCAGATATGCACCGAATCCTGTACCGTATTAAACCGGTATTGGTGCGTCACTGGACGGGTAGCCCAGCTATTGCCAGGAGCGTAAGTCTTCAATACCCTATTTAAAGGGGAAGCCTCAAATTCTGTTTGGCTGTAATATATCTTTTCGTCCTTCGCTCCGGGATTTAAAACAGGATCTCCATAAAACAACTGTTGAGCATTAAAAGGAGCTGTTTTAAATTTTCCGTCGGCAGCCGGATGCATATAAGGCAGATACTTATACTGCTCGCGCCCGAAAGCATCATATATCACCGGCGTCACAATATCATTGCCCGAAGCGCTCATTCCTTTTGCCACTGTCTGCAATGGTCTACCCAGGCCGTCAATATACTGTGTCGCCTGCTTTACCTCAGCAACAGTGCGCCCACCGGCAATCACCACCGCCGGATCTGTTGTTGGCATAGAGGGCTCCCAGGTCCTTACATAATTGACGGTCGGATTCGTATAGGCAGCGGGTATATTCACCGGCGTGGCCGAAGGAAGAGAGCCTCCGCCAGGTTGTTGTGCATAGAGATGTCCCCCTGTTGATAACAAAACAATGGCCAGCAAAGCCGGAAAATAGTTGCTAAAGCGGAATATATTTCTTTCTCTCATAGGTTTTCTTTTACTAATGGCCGCACAGACAGGCCATCAAAGTGTGCTACAACGGAACTTGTTACAGAACAGGAGCCTGATACTGATAGTCGTAACGTTTAAGAATTTTTCCATCCTGGTCGGTGATTTGCAACAGCCGGTTGAAACTATCATACTCGTAATAGGCAGTGCTGTACCGCTCATTCGTATTGCTGGACATCCCGATTCCTGGTTCAAATGTTACCGTTGTCATCAGAGACGATTGCGGCGCAAGACGCAGGTCATCGATCGTTACATTCCCTGATACTATGACATTCTGTGTACCTGCCGGCAACAAATGTTCATATAATGTCCAGCCTTTCCGGCTAAGTATAGCAGTACCGGCAACACCATTTACCGTAGCAGCTCCACCATTTGACCAGTAAGCCACTTTAGATGCTCTGCTGTTAGCTGGCAAAACAGCCGTAATGTTACCACTACCAAGGTCATAGGACTTTTTACCGGTGACAGAGATATTTGTATTACGTGCTGCGGAAGAAATGTTCCAGTTACCTGTTCCGTCGGCTTCAAAGCCAGTATAGGCAATTTCAGCAGTGCTGGCGTCAGTAACGCTTGCTACAGGATACTGTTTGTTGTAATCCCAGATAATTGCCTGTAAAACATCCCCCGCTTTAGATTGCAACAGGATATTCTGGCGGTCATCATAAGCATAGAACTGCATCCGCATTTCATTTGGGCCCGTGCCATCCTGTACGTAGTAAGACTCCGGCATATATACCTTCCCGTTATTAAACCAATCCCTATACCTCGCCTCGATTTTTTTTACCAGCACACCATTCTTCTCTTCCTGCTGTTCAACAATTGGCGCTATGATATTACGGCTCACCATACCCTGGTGTACCGCCGATGCCGGAAAGTCATTGGGATATTTATACCGGGTAATGATGATGTTATTCGGATCTGACAGATTACGGTCCAGCTTCAACTGATAGTAAGCAGAATCATACCCATACTGATGGATCGTTTCCTGAAAAGGAGCTGAATTAAGTTCGTAGCTATATTCCTTGACATTTTCACTGGTTTTGATGATCCTTCCGGAACCAGGAGAGTATGATTTAGCATAGAATCCACCGAGATAGGGCTTTTCCATTGACATGTTGGTCATATAAAGACAACGGAACTGTGGTGCATTATGTACTGTGAAAGTAAGATCATATTGATTGACAGTATATTTCACAGTCCGCCCTTGTTTATCTTTTACCTCTTCTTCTTTGAGATTACCCAGGCACCAGGAAGGGATTCCCCAATACATATAAGGATAATCCGTAGGCGTCGGCGCTCCGCTCGTGGGCAGGAGATTAGTGTCATACGAGGAAATGATACGGCCCATGTCACCGTTGCCCATAATGGTCTCTACCCGTTTGTAGTAAATAAAACCATCCTGGTTAGCATAAGGGGAGGAACTTCTGTTGGAACTTGCTGCCAAATAAGCTCCGTTTATCGTATAGTCGTACCTGGGATATACCGGCAATATACCGGAACTAGAGCTATCAGGCGTCAGGTATTTAAAGTCACGGTATTGCGAAGTACGCTGAATAGGATCATAGTCTGTTATTCTCTTTACCCGTAAGCCGCCCACTGTCATCTCTGTAGACACTATCAATGATCGGTACTGACAGGAAACCGTCATATAGGCGTTACTGTTTTTCAGGATATTCAGCAGGGAAGCATCCTGATTTTCGTTAAAGAATATTTTCAGGTAACAACCATTTACCGCACTGGTAATATTGGGAATGTTGTGCCAGTTCTCCGCCATTTCACGGTAGGTATAATCGTCGGATGTATAAATTACCTGGCCTGCCGGATTATACAGTCTGAATTTGAAATTTGCCGTGTGGTACGAGTTTTCAATGGTATTCACATTAGTCGCAAACTGCGGATCAGTAAGTTTCCAATTGAGTATCAGGCCGCTTTGCAGTCCCGCAATATCCAGTGGCAATATCTGTCCAAACTGATTGGCTGGCTGGTCGAGGTACTTGTTGATTTCCTTTTCCTCTCCTCTGTACATATAAGCCCGGTTGTTCTCATGCTCAAAAGCAGTATAACCACCTGAAGGGTAAACGATTTTGTTGAGCGTGCCAACAAGAGAAGCATCTAAATTAACCTCCCTGCTCCCGCCCGGGACATTATAGGTATTGCCATTAAAGGAAAAGGTTATACTGGGAAGCGCTGTCGTGTTACTGGTTTCCCCGTTATAAAATCCCCAATGGTCAATAGCGAAACTATTTCTGGGTGGTAAATTCCCGGGATAATACTTGAATTCATAAGGCGGTTTGGTAACTCCTCCATTGGCCACCTCTTGTAAAGAGATAAGCATCAACCGATAACTGTTTCTATCAGGCTGACCATTTTCCAGGCCTCCGGTATACTGATAGTTAAACTCATAACCATTCCGATTATTGATCAAGATTTTTTTCAAAGTTTTCATGCCGGGAATGTCCAGCCGCTCGGCAGTGTCATAAGTAAATGTCACTTCCGACCCATCCGGCAGGCGTACACGTGTAGGATACACAGCGGTCACCGACATTTGGTTATAAATCCTGTTAAACTGTGGAGATGCTGAAACAGCAGGATTAATATAGTAGCTTTCTGTAATGGCGCTTTTGTAGGAATATCCAAGCGTGGTATATTCAAAAACAATCTCGTCACCTCCTGAAGGTGAAATTATTTTTGTCAGGTACCAACTGGTAGTGCCGGACAGATTGGTTCCTTCATTGAGCCCATCAAGACCTAACGTCATACTGCCACCGGATTCCCTGGCGGCAAATTCGTATTTTATGCCGTTTTCATCCGTGATGGTAAAACTTGTAATATCAAGGCCGCTCGCCTGATTAAAGCTAATCTGCAGTTTCTGATAGGGTTCAATAACAATCCTGTCAGGCATAGTTCCTTTTCCAATATAAAACCGGCCACTCCGTCCATTGAAATTGAAATTGAAAATGTCCATCTCACTGTCAAAGTTCTTTTCAAAAAAATTTCTGTAGGTGGGGTAGTTTGTTGAGAATTCATCGCCGCCAGCTTCTACAGGGATGGTAATGCTATTGTCCATATAGCCGCCCGGTTTGTCATCAGGGATTCCCCGGACCATCCGTGAAATCGCTCCTCCCATATTCAGCGTCCATCCCAGTCCGGTTTTGGAAGCAATATCTTCCACCTTAATACCACCCGAATGGTAAGTCAGGCTGATATTACATTTCAGCTGGTTACTGTTTCCCTGATAACTGAATATCGGAATATCGATCTGAGGAAGACCTGTATTTAAGGTAACGGGAATATTGCCTAATTTCTGGAAAGCAGTAGCATCCGGTGAAGGAGGCATGACCTGGTACAATTGCGGCGCCAGTTTTTGGGCCTGAACGGAGCCAACACAACAAATTAAAAACAGGGACAATCGGTAATAAAATTTCATAGCTCGGTACAAGAACGGGTAAATAGTAATTATTTGGTTCCCGGGTTAACAATTTTCGGCTGTTACGCCGGGTAATATTTGATTTCGGTTAGGTTTTACATGCTAATGACATATCATGCAAGACATAAATTTAATAATTTTTTTTAAAGTCATAATTTTTTTTCACACTTAAATAGATCATAAAGTATCTCATTTAATTCTCCACAATTGGTAAACGATCTAATATTAAAGCCTTAAACTCTGCCTTCCTGGCTTTATTCCCAGACCTATCAAAATCTTTATTGATATTTTTCCAATTACCAACATCTTCCCTTCTCTTAACCGCCACAAAAGCAAAATTTGTGTAGGTGTTATCTATGCCCTCTCTGACCCATGTCAGCATTATCTCATCTCTTCTCTTATTATAGAAATAAATGTAATACCAGTGGCCTGAAGCATCACGCAGGCCATCATCAAATCCATATCCTTCGGGGACTAGTATAGAACTATCGCTTATTTTCAACAACTCAAACATATATATCAATGAGTCCTTGTTTGTTTTGTATTGATATATTTCTGCATAGGGAAAACTACCTGCAGAAAACATGTTACATGCAAAAACTAGACAAATAACTATGAAGGCTGTAGCTATAAGCTTTTTCATAAGTTTGAAATTCGATTTTATTATTTAGGAACTCACTTCCGGTCCGGCTCTTAATCATTCCGGCTCCAGGCCGATCTTAGTTAAATGCGAGCAAATATTCAACTTTTCCCACTAATGCATAGTAATTCATATTTACAGGTATATTAGATATCTCCCCTTCACTTTAAACTTCCGGTTGTGCATAACAACATAGGATGCTATCTCTTCTTCTGTCTGAACAACCAACGAAACCCTATTCCTACCCGCTTCCACAGGTATCCACGCTGAAGACATGCCATTTTCAAAAACAACTTTCACCCGGCTTATCTTTTCAAAAGTTCCCACGCACAACCCTATGGTTGGAAGACACCTGACAGTATCATGATTCACCAGCACAAATACATCATGAAGAGCTTCGTTCCTGCTATTTCTCACTATGGCGATTTTTAAGCTGTCTACAAACGCTCCATCGTCATCACTCAGCAATACCGAAATATTGTCCTGTTGCAGCGTACTTTCCAGCGTCAATATCCGTTGCCTTACTGTCCACCTTCCTTCACTCCTCCCTCCGGACAAGCATGTATGTTGCCAATAGGTATAGGTCCCATCCTTTTTCAGCACTAATCCGCAGTCAGCAAAATCATCTTTTGGATAATATCCGAACTTCATAAAAAAGCCATTGTTTCGTTCCGCCTTAGATAACGCAACACGTTTTAGCATTTGTGCATTTACCTGCGTGGAGCAAATAGCCAGCAACGCAGGAATTAATATGCTCCAACAAATCGTTGGTAACCATCCTACTCTATTCAATAGATGACTATTCATATCCACTAAAATAAAAAACCCTCTCCGCCTAATCGCGAAGAGGGCCAATATTTCTCATCAAGACAACTTTAACTCACCAGCAACTGCTCTATCGCCTTCTCCACCGCGTTAAAAGGAAACCCTTTGATCACGCTGTCCATCTGTGCTGCAATCTCCGCTGTGCACAGGTTGCCGATGCTACCGGCATGGGTATGTTTCACTTCTTTGGAAGGTGCAAAAGTTCCATGCTCGATGTCCATGCCGACTTGCTTGTACGCTTCGCGGAACGGTGTGCCTTGCAGCACCAGGTTGTTCACCACTTCCACGCTGAAGAGGTACTGGTATTTTTCATCATCGAGGATGTTCTCTTTGATGCGGATATTTTCCAGCATGAGGCGGCTCATATCGATGCAGTCGCGCAGCGTCTGGAAAGCGGGGAACAGGTTCTCCTTCAGCAGCTGCAGATCTCGGTGGTAGCCGGAAGGCAGGTTAGTGATCATCATGGCGATTTCATTGGGCAACGCCTGCAACTTATTACCATGAGAGCGGATCAGTTCCCATACATCGGGGTTCTTTTTGTGCGGCATGATACTGGAACCGGTGGTCAGTTCATCCGGGAAACTGATAAAGCCGAAATTCTGGTTCATGAACAAACACGCGTCCATGGCCATTTTAGCGATGGTGGCGGCGATGCCGGCCAGCGCAAAGGCGACTATCTTTTCCGTTTTACCGCGGCCCATCTGGGCGTATACCACGTTGTAATTAAGCGCATCAAATCCAAGCAAACGGGTGGTCATCTCACGGTCAAGGGGGAACGAAGAACCGTAACCGGCAGCAGAGCCGAGCGGGTTTTTGTTCACCACTTTGTAAGCGCCCTGCAGCATGGTGAGGTCATCGACCAGACTTTCTGCATACGCGCCAAACCACAGCCCGAAAGAGGAAGGCATGGCGATTTGCAGGTGGGTATATCCGGGGATGAGATGATCTTTATATGCTTCACTTTTCTGTTGCAGCAGGTCAAACAGGGCTTTTACGGAAGACACCATCGTCTGCAACTCGTGACGGAGAAACAGCTTCAGGTCCACCAGCACCTGGTCGTTACGGGAACGGCCGCTGTGTATCTTTTTACCGACTTCGCCCAAACGACGTGTCAGCAATAATTCTACCTGTGAATGAATATCTTCCACCCCATCTTCCAGCACAAAGTTGCCATCCTGGATATCCTGGTATATCTTTTTCAGCTCCTGCTTCAGGACGGTCAGCTCATCAGCTTCCAGCAGCCCGATGCTTTGCAGCATGGTGATGTGCGCCATAGAGCCCAGCACATCGAACGGCGCCAGGAAAGCATCCATTTCACGGTCTTTGCCGACAGTGAATTTCTCTACGGCATCCAGCGATGCCTTGTCTTTTTGCCACAGTTTCATAAAAAATATTTTATCAACAAATTACTGGATCATTTCAAGGGTACGGATATAACTATCGATACCTGCCCTGATTTCTTCCAGGTAGATGAATTCATCTGCTGTATGGGAACGGGCGGAATCACCAGGCCCCATCTTCACGGAGGTTGCCGGTATCAGCGCCTGGTCCGACGTGGTGGGTGAACCATACCATGTTTTGCCCAGCGTAATGCCTGCCTGCACAAAAGGATGTTCCATCGGGATAAAAGAAGGTCGCATCCGCATGGAACGGGGCTTCACTTCACATTGCACATTCGCACGGATGATATCGAGCAGCTCCTCCAGCGTGTACTGGTCGGTAGCGCGTACGTCTACGACAAAACTGCAATCGGCCGGCACTACGTTGTGCGCTTTGTTGGAAGTATTGATAACGGTGACGCTCATCTTCACCGGACCTAACGTCTCTGATACTTTCGGGTAACGGAAATCGCGGAACCACGTAATATCGGGCAATGCCTTGTACAACGCGTTTTCGCCCTCTTCACG
The Chitinophaga varians genome window above contains:
- a CDS encoding DUF6443 domain-containing protein, encoding MRERNIFRFSNYFPALLAIVLLSTGGHLYAQQPGGGSLPSATPVNIPAAYTNPTVNYVRTWEPSMPTTDPAVVIAGGRTVAEVKQATQYIDGLGRPLQTVAKGMSASGNDIVTPVIYDAFGREQYKYLPYMHPAADGKFKTAPFNAQQLFYGDPVLNPGAKDEKIYYSQTEFEASPLNRVLKTYAPGNSWATRPVTHQYRFNTVQDSVHIWSIGATGLPANSGNYDAGQLSVSIATDEDGGQAVEYKDKTGLLILRKQRATANAGTAHMGWLCTYYIYDYLNNLRFVIPPLGVEKIIAGASVASVADGLCFQYTYDGRNRMATKKVPGAGWAEMVYDIRDRLVFTRDSNLRAQKQWLVTFYDQQNRQVETALYNRDISREALQAQMNIAGSNASGSYTFPGPVDLVVAYYDNTISTYQATNSVTLESGFDTGDGADADVKIDPSMNGGTVNVVVSNPLPDVFSNGTLTPLTFTFYDSYGFSGVQSPLTSDLSKPTDQGNAYVEPVTISNLANGLVTGTRTRILGTDTWLATTTYYNDKGRVTQVLADNATGGIDVVTTRYNFNGKVVSTYHRHKNRRSGVTPQTTLLTVMLYDDQGRVKAVNKQLNDVTQVRTVARNTYDETGQLVQKEIGIKGNDAPLETQRYEYNLRGWLRSINKDYLNNGAGNAHFGQELSYDYGFTNQAFNGNIAGIRWKGWNDPVQRAYGYTYDSISRLKGAAFSQFTSGNWSNNDVDFTVKNIRYDANGNLLSMYHRGLVNNASADVDKLAYRYNANSNQLQSVYDTVRVKTGLGDFTDSQADGIDYNYDGAGNLVKDENKQIASITYNHLNLPELISITGKGNIRFMYDATGNKIRKTVTDNTGGVAKVTTTDYLGGLVYENDSLRFVSHEEGRIRPVYQTTGTPAFVYDYFAKDHLGNTRLVLTDSSNLSIYTATMETPSAAKENLLFSNIDNTRSNKPVGYPADESAGKNESVAKLTATGTGKKIGPSLVLRVMAGDTIQVSSKAFYKSNGPANKNNPVVPAENMVADLIAAFGGTTSADATHGNAASAGNTPFNANFYNQDYRQLKEKEPDQQPGKPKAYLNYVLFDDKFKMVEENSGVKQVKAEPDQLQTLSQDKMVIKKSGFLYVYTSNESPQEVFFDNLVVAHSGGPVIEETHYYPFGLTMAGISSNVLAGSRYPENRLKYNGKELENKEFSDGGGLEWYDYGARMYDAQIGRWHVDDPLSEVNRRWSTYNYAYNNPVRFIDPDGMEPEDISEVDVAAIRRQENFIKEMKASFYYYVLHIGDPPSENNSSEQPSSSSGRQVKISDLPKAQNMGAFLSGTINYLQDGDMITGSELLGFINPRKDVEGERQAFNILSNITNILVKKEDNSSVELIINTINGKNVEDKVKTGAGNLEITIHSGKSRIVMEKREDGGVGIKLQKVGVSRGWLTLSTSILPAAVIKNDAFNLSFLVKNKHLRMPANLKSN
- the argH gene encoding argininosuccinate lyase produces the protein MKLWQKDKASLDAVEKFTVGKDREMDAFLAPFDVLGSMAHITMLQSIGLLEADELTVLKQELKKIYQDIQDGNFVLEDGVEDIHSQVELLLTRRLGEVGKKIHSGRSRNDQVLVDLKLFLRHELQTMVSSVKALFDLLQQKSEAYKDHLIPGYTHLQIAMPSSFGLWFGAYAESLVDDLTMLQGAYKVVNKNPLGSAAGYGSSFPLDREMTTRLLGFDALNYNVVYAQMGRGKTEKIVAFALAGIAATIAKMAMDACLFMNQNFGFISFPDELTTGSSIMPHKKNPDVWELIRSHGNKLQALPNEIAMMITNLPSGYHRDLQLLKENLFPAFQTLRDCIDMSRLMLENIRIKENILDDEKYQYLFSVEVVNNLVLQGTPFREAYKQVGMDIEHGTFAPSKEVKHTHAGSIGNLCTAEIAAQMDSVIKGFPFNAVEKAIEQLLVS